In Leptodesmis sichuanensis A121, the following are encoded in one genomic region:
- a CDS encoding helix-turn-helix domain-containing protein — translation MRFEQATYLLQDPTNHIIDIAFDLGYTDAANFSKAFKRWTGNSPREFRKLHLNRENFAS, via the coding sequence ATTAGGTTTGAGCAAGCCACCTATCTATTGCAAGATCCAACAAATCACATTATCGATATTGCCTTCGACTTAGGCTATACCGATGCGGCCAACTTCTCAAAGGCATTTAAGCGTTGGACAGGAAACTCCCCACGGGAATTCCGTAAGTTGCACTTAAACAGAGAAAATTTTGCTTCTTAA
- a CDS encoding ISLre2 family transposase → MNIPATLDLNQAIETFKQTIAPLLAVGEISSWDGVALKAREEAIRAAALVLAGQVIALLLHELSEHPDSQREANQRTRSSRGFMARSQGKRRVKVLTVGNVVVEFKVGYILNGVSQQKRKGKRKAGQRGPSQGQGFYPLLRWLGLEEQVSPLVWSVVAAAGMLSRSFAQATEQLQQWGIELSEKRVVRLTYGFGQIGLALTDQWLAQLQQGQLPTGQTFEGQRVGLSVDGGRTRLRYNKRGRRRATKRRGYRGHWREPKLFTLYAIDEQGQRINTVKLPVINDGTFTGIEGFMSLLEMYLVKLGVVQAQQVLLLADGAPWIWHRIPALLERLGLPKDRLIELIDFYHASQHLKDFAEAAFSKAQVARKWFEAARSSLKRGKLAQLLTQMQQILAQKHTRQQRKAMTTPFNYFNDQPQRFAYGQVQAMNLPIGSGAIESLIRQVVNLRLKGNGKFWLPEHAEILLQGRCYWAAGRWDTFCAEILTAKLDAKRLEIVEPNASDLAVA, encoded by the coding sequence ATGAATATACCTGCAACCCTGGATCTCAACCAAGCCATTGAAACATTTAAGCAAACCATTGCCCCACTGCTGGCCGTGGGGGAAATTTCCAGTTGGGATGGAGTGGCGTTGAAAGCACGGGAGGAGGCAATCCGCGCCGCGGCTCTGGTGCTAGCCGGCCAGGTGATTGCCCTGCTGCTGCACGAACTCAGTGAGCATCCAGATAGCCAACGAGAAGCCAACCAACGGACCCGCTCATCACGAGGCTTCATGGCTCGCAGTCAAGGCAAACGCCGGGTCAAGGTATTAACCGTAGGCAATGTCGTCGTTGAGTTCAAGGTGGGCTACATTCTCAATGGGGTCTCTCAGCAGAAGCGGAAAGGCAAGCGGAAAGCCGGTCAACGGGGGCCATCCCAGGGACAGGGATTCTATCCCCTGCTGCGTTGGTTGGGACTGGAAGAGCAAGTCAGTCCCCTGGTTTGGAGCGTGGTTGCAGCGGCAGGGATGCTGTCGAGGTCCTTTGCGCAAGCGACTGAGCAGTTGCAGCAATGGGGCATTGAGTTGAGTGAGAAACGGGTGGTGCGACTGACCTATGGTTTTGGTCAAATCGGCCTGGCGTTAACCGACCAGTGGCTGGCTCAGTTGCAGCAAGGCCAACTGCCCACTGGCCAGACCTTTGAGGGACAGAGAGTGGGGTTGAGTGTCGATGGCGGGCGCACCCGGTTGCGATACAACAAACGGGGTAGACGACGGGCGACCAAGCGGCGGGGGTATCGGGGGCATTGGCGAGAACCCAAACTATTCACCCTCTATGCCATCGATGAGCAGGGCCAGCGCATCAATACAGTCAAATTACCGGTCATTAATGACGGCACCTTTACCGGTATCGAAGGATTCATGAGCCTGCTGGAGATGTATCTGGTCAAATTGGGGGTTGTGCAGGCCCAGCAAGTGTTGCTGCTAGCCGATGGCGCTCCTTGGATTTGGCACCGGATTCCCGCCCTTCTGGAACGCTTGGGCCTGCCCAAAGACCGACTGATTGAGTTGATTGACTTTTACCATGCCAGTCAGCATTTGAAGGATTTTGCTGAGGCGGCTTTTAGCAAAGCTCAAGTGGCACGGAAATGGTTCGAGGCGGCTCGTTCTAGCCTCAAACGGGGTAAGTTGGCGCAACTCCTGACACAGATGCAGCAGATTCTGGCTCAGAAACACACGCGCCAACAACGCAAGGCAATGACAACCCCATTCAACTACTTTAATGACCAACCCCAGCGCTTTGCCTATGGGCAGGTACAGGCAATGAATCTACCGATTGGCAGTGGAGCCATTGAGAGTCTAATCCGCCAGGTGGTCAACCTGCGGCTCAAGGGAAATGGCAAGTTTTGGTTGCCTGAACATGCAGAAATTCTGCTTCAAGGTCGCTGTTATTGGGCGGCAGGACGATGGGACACCTTCTGTGCTGAAATTTTGACTGCCAAACTCGATGCCAAGCGGCTAGAAATTGTCGAGCCCAATGCGAGTGACTTAGCGGTGGCCTAA
- a CDS encoding helix-turn-helix domain-containing protein, whose translation MLPLLKAIFFASHPLCRKFIDGLEKSYPQAVHSSVLFLIHLIQLAAGPQWKPTEIHLTTSPSAGFNQLEELSDVQILFNQDATAIGFPKALLSLPLQNPGQSGTQRTKDYETLYLSTPATNFPASLRQVIEVQLKQGYPNIQSTAEILGTSVRSFQRRLNRANLTYSHLVEQVRFERSVQLLRDPMNKAADVATEIGYKDPANFSRAFKRWTGLSPKDYSMRHFKP comes from the coding sequence TTGCTGCCTCTCCTCAAAGCCATCTTTTTCGCATCGCACCCGTTGTGTCGTAAGTTTATCGACGGACTGGAAAAAAGTTACCCTCAGGCTGTACATAGCTCCGTCCTATTTCTGATTCATCTGATTCAATTAGCTGCAGGGCCACAGTGGAAACCAACTGAGATTCATCTGACAACGTCTCCCTCCGCTGGCTTTAATCAACTTGAAGAACTTTCCGATGTTCAGATTCTATTTAACCAAGATGCTACCGCGATCGGGTTCCCAAAGGCTCTGCTGAGTTTACCCTTACAGAATCCTGGTCAATCCGGGACACAACGAACTAAAGATTATGAAACCTTGTACTTATCAACTCCAGCTACGAATTTTCCTGCTTCTTTGAGACAAGTTATTGAAGTTCAATTAAAACAGGGTTATCCCAACATTCAATCCACAGCAGAGATTTTAGGAACCAGTGTTCGGAGTTTTCAACGGCGGCTTAATCGAGCAAATTTGACCTATTCACACCTGGTTGAGCAAGTCCGCTTTGAACGCTCAGTTCAACTTCTGCGTGATCCTATGAATAAGGCCGCTGATGTTGCTACCGAAATTGGCTATAAAGACCCCGCTAATTTTTCACGAGCCTTCAAACGCTGGACAGGGCTTTCTCCTAAAGACTACTCCATGCGCCATTTCAAGCCATGA
- a CDS encoding AraC family transcriptional regulator ligand-binding domain-containing protein, translated as MASYIPLIRANVMHGVIALLQQLNAPTERLLAEVKLPPFVLQEPEALLPLRQVLHFIEYAAHAEGIEYFGLLAGQKSQIANLGALGRLLCQSLTLHKAIHTLICLVPSYNSGDRIWLDQQGDRVWLCRVPSGKNG; from the coding sequence ATGGCTTCCTATATCCCCCTAATCCGGGCGAATGTGATGCATGGAGTGATTGCTCTGCTTCAACAGCTCAATGCACCTACCGAGCGCCTGCTTGCAGAAGTGAAATTGCCCCCTTTTGTACTCCAGGAGCCAGAAGCATTACTTCCCCTCAGGCAGGTTCTGCACTTTATTGAGTATGCTGCCCATGCAGAGGGGATAGAGTACTTTGGTCTACTAGCCGGACAAAAATCTCAAATTGCCAATTTAGGGGCCTTAGGTCGGCTCCTTTGTCAGTCACTCACCTTACATAAGGCAATTCATACCTTAATCTGTTTAGTCCCTAGCTATAACTCTGGCGATCGCATCTGGTTAGATCAACAAGGAGACAGGGTTTGGTTGTGTCGGGTGCCAAGCGGAAAAAATGGGTAG